A region of Desulfolithobacter dissulfuricans DNA encodes the following proteins:
- a CDS encoding metallophosphoesterase family protein, translating to MMKPVTRRQFIGTTTLSLLGAAVMTSGGRRVFAAPATTPLQPVRFAVISDPHVDIRGVNKMKMSAHSIECLQHTVDDLNREEELAFVMVNGDLLQDGELENARVVRDALSVLKAPVFVISGNHDYRPANPKKLRQGFTYLSDGEFRKYFAGFGYDDSARRYYARQIVPGLRLIALDACLPAEEKKWGGRLPDEQLHWLDQELFSHSDQVNLVFMHHNFLPWSVDELRGGPKQWFCIDNAAEVRSVLEKNVQATPIAFSGHRHIGLHTRELNSVQYFALPSLNSHPMRYSIFTVTHEQLSWKTPMVGVSEATHLAARQALLQASWWRDQQYRESSPANDMAVLGFYENNDMIVGGRKLTRV from the coding sequence ATGATGAAACCTGTTACAAGACGTCAGTTTATCGGAACCACCACCCTGTCCCTGCTTGGGGCGGCGGTGATGACGAGTGGCGGCAGGCGTGTCTTTGCCGCCCCGGCAACCACCCCGCTGCAGCCGGTACGTTTTGCGGTTATTTCAGATCCCCATGTGGACATCCGTGGGGTGAACAAAATGAAGATGAGCGCTCACAGTATCGAATGTCTGCAGCACACGGTTGATGATCTCAATCGGGAGGAGGAATTGGCCTTTGTCATGGTCAATGGTGATCTACTCCAGGATGGCGAGCTGGAGAATGCCAGGGTGGTCCGGGATGCCCTGTCCGTTCTCAAGGCTCCGGTTTTTGTCATCAGCGGTAACCACGATTACCGGCCGGCCAATCCAAAGAAGCTGCGCCAGGGGTTCACCTACCTGAGCGACGGGGAGTTCAGGAAGTATTTTGCCGGCTTTGGCTACGATGATTCCGCTCGCCGCTACTATGCCAGGCAGATTGTTCCCGGTCTGCGTCTCATCGCCCTGGATGCCTGCCTGCCCGCTGAAGAGAAGAAGTGGGGCGGTCGGCTGCCCGATGAACAGCTCCACTGGCTGGATCAGGAGCTTTTTTCCCACAGTGACCAGGTGAACCTGGTCTTCATGCACCATAACTTCCTGCCCTGGTCGGTCGATGAGCTGCGCGGTGGCCCCAAACAGTGGTTCTGTATTGACAATGCGGCCGAAGTCCGGTCGGTTCTCGAAAAAAACGTCCAGGCCACGCCCATCGCCTTTTCCGGTCACCGCCATATCGGTCTGCATACCCGGGAACTCAACAGTGTCCAGTATTTCGCCCTGCCGTCCCTGAACTCACATCCCATGCGCTACAGTATCTTTACCGTGACCCATGAACAGCTTTCCTGGAAGACGCCCATGGTCGGAGTCAGCGAGGCCACCCATCTTGCGGCCCGCCAGGCCCTGCTGCAGGCCTCCTGGTGGCGGGACCAGCAGTACCGCGAGTCCTCCCCGGCCAACGACATGGCCGTCCTTGGTTTCTATGAGAACAACGACATGATCGTCGGCGGTCGCAAGCTGACCAGGGTGTGA
- the phnC gene encoding phosphonate ABC transporter ATP-binding protein — translation MINLENVTLGYNGKPVLNNVNLHMEQGEFVGIIGLSGAGKSTLLMSLIGSIDILAGRYRVGEYQLGNISKKQLKELRSRIGFIFQGYNLVDRLSVLHNIMSGMLGRMPLPRALVKCYDRDSLARGYEYMQTVDLVDVAHQRCDALSGGQRQRVAIARALAQEPDILLADEPVAALDPRSATRVMDILNTINSRYGVTIIANLHHLSFAREYCSRIIGIAEGGIVFDGSPAELAQAHLDRIYHVTNSARPEENVAEVERSLPIGGASPCPRFNKNILIPVKEAAGI, via the coding sequence ATGATCAACCTGGAAAATGTAACGCTTGGCTACAACGGAAAACCGGTCCTAAACAACGTGAACCTCCACATGGAACAAGGGGAGTTTGTCGGGATTATCGGCCTGTCCGGGGCGGGGAAATCCACTCTCCTCATGTCGCTGATCGGCAGTATCGATATCCTGGCCGGTCGCTACCGGGTGGGCGAATACCAACTGGGCAACATATCCAAAAAACAGCTCAAGGAGCTGCGCTCCCGGATCGGTTTCATCTTCCAGGGCTACAACCTGGTGGACAGGCTGAGCGTCCTGCACAACATCATGAGTGGCATGCTCGGCCGCATGCCCCTGCCCAGGGCCCTGGTCAAGTGCTATGACCGGGACTCCCTGGCCAGGGGCTATGAATACATGCAGACCGTGGACCTGGTCGATGTCGCCCACCAGCGTTGTGATGCGCTCTCCGGCGGACAACGCCAGCGGGTGGCCATCGCCCGGGCCCTGGCCCAGGAGCCTGACATTCTGCTGGCCGATGAGCCCGTGGCGGCCCTGGACCCCAGGAGCGCGACCCGGGTCATGGACATCCTTAACACCATCAATTCCCGCTACGGTGTCACCATCATCGCCAACCTGCACCACCTCAGCTTTGCCAGGGAGTACTGTTCCCGCATCATCGGTATCGCCGAAGGCGGGATCGTCTTTGACGGCAGCCCCGCCGAGCTGGCCCAGGCCCATCTGGATCGGATCTACCATGTCACAAACAGTGCCCGGCCTGAAGAAAACGTGGCAGAGGTCGAGCGGTCTTTGCCCATCGGCGGGGCCAGCCCCTGTCCCCGGTTCAACAAGAATATACTGATCCCCGTGAAAGAGGCGGCAGGCATCTGA
- the phnD gene encoding phosphonate ABC transporter substrate-binding protein, protein MKKMILALVVLGVALTVSLSQALAAQQWPEEITFGVIPVASSREMSDSFGDLTSYLQKELGIKVKLQVAGDYAAVITGMQHKHVDVAYLGPKSYCEAARRAGAEAVAVEVGEDGTAGYYGFIITRADSGLTDLNSLKGKTWAFTDPQSTSGTLVPTIYFNEVGIDPHKYFSKVIYSGSHEASILAVKSGKVAAASTNNLDYSRGLGRHWQEKDFNIIWKSDLIPGSPIAVRSDLPSSLKMAIKGAFISYNDKEGLEKLKIAGYIPGNDSMYNGVRELIVMKNALKKKAKVARQ, encoded by the coding sequence ATGAAGAAAATGATTCTGGCACTGGTCGTACTGGGTGTCGCCCTGACCGTAAGTCTGTCCCAGGCCCTGGCGGCCCAGCAGTGGCCCGAAGAGATAACCTTCGGGGTGATTCCAGTGGCCTCGTCGCGAGAGATGAGTGATTCCTTTGGCGACCTGACCAGCTACCTGCAGAAAGAGCTGGGCATCAAGGTCAAACTGCAGGTGGCCGGAGACTATGCCGCGGTGATAACCGGCATGCAGCACAAGCACGTGGATGTGGCCTACCTGGGGCCCAAGTCGTACTGCGAGGCCGCCAGGCGGGCCGGGGCCGAAGCCGTGGCCGTTGAAGTCGGCGAGGATGGAACCGCCGGCTACTATGGTTTCATCATCACCAGGGCGGACTCCGGCCTGACGGACTTAAATTCCCTCAAGGGCAAGACATGGGCCTTCACGGATCCCCAGTCCACCTCCGGGACCCTGGTGCCGACCATCTATTTCAACGAGGTGGGCATCGATCCGCATAAATACTTTTCCAAGGTGATCTATTCCGGAAGCCACGAGGCCTCCATCCTGGCCGTGAAATCGGGCAAGGTTGCGGCCGCCTCGACCAATAACCTGGACTATTCCCGCGGCCTGGGCCGGCACTGGCAGGAAAAGGATTTCAACATCATCTGGAAATCCGACCTGATACCTGGCTCGCCCATCGCCGTCCGCAGCGACCTCCCCTCTTCCCTGAAAATGGCCATCAAGGGTGCCTTCATTTCCTACAACGACAAGGAAGGACTGGAGAAGCTGAAGATCGCCGGCTACATCCCGGGCAACGACTCCATGTACAACGGGGTTCGTGAACTGATCGTCATGAAGAACGCCCTGAAGAAGAAGGCAAAGGTTGCCAGACAGTAG
- the phnE gene encoding phosphonate ABC transporter, permease protein PhnE — MSTIQDSTPADLAVSRLKRSSTPFRWQTFFVAAILAAVFLTSWFDTGMSIGSLLGGAGFMRDYLVGNPEISGSAFFPPTLILSDIRVYVMAMIETLEMAVVALFFSILVAVPLSLFASRNILRILLPGHSLITRTLRTGIYLAASLVANVFRSINEIVWALFFVSAVGLGPMAGILALAVHTAGVLCKLLAEGNEAIDPGPVEALSATGAGFLKIITFAVVPQTMPHFISMVLYRFESDVRSASILGFVGAGGIGFYLFDKVRSFENGDVTTIIIIIVVTVWLIDKLSAYIREKFI; from the coding sequence ATGTCAACCATCCAGGATTCCACACCTGCTGACCTGGCCGTGTCGCGGCTGAAAAGGAGCTCGACCCCGTTTCGCTGGCAGACATTTTTCGTCGCCGCCATCCTTGCCGCAGTCTTCCTGACCAGCTGGTTCGACACCGGGATGAGCATCGGCTCGCTGCTGGGCGGGGCCGGTTTCATGAGGGACTACCTGGTCGGCAACCCGGAGATCAGCGGTTCCGCTTTTTTTCCGCCCACCCTGATTCTCTCTGATATCCGGGTCTACGTGATGGCCATGATAGAGACCCTGGAGATGGCGGTGGTTGCCCTGTTCTTTTCCATCCTGGTGGCTGTGCCCCTGTCGCTCTTCGCCTCACGCAACATCCTCAGGATTCTCCTGCCCGGCCATTCCCTGATCACCCGTACCCTGCGGACCGGTATCTACCTGGCTGCATCGCTGGTGGCCAACGTCTTTCGCTCCATCAATGAAATCGTCTGGGCCCTGTTTTTTGTCTCTGCCGTCGGCCTGGGCCCCATGGCTGGAATTCTTGCCCTGGCGGTTCATACGGCGGGGGTGCTGTGCAAGCTGTTGGCCGAGGGCAACGAGGCCATTGATCCCGGACCGGTGGAAGCCCTGAGCGCCACCGGTGCCGGCTTTCTCAAGATCATAACCTTTGCGGTGGTCCCCCAGACCATGCCCCATTTTATCTCCATGGTCCTCTACCGCTTTGAATCCGACGTCCGGTCCGCCTCCATCCTCGGCTTTGTCGGGGCCGGCGGCATCGGCTTTTACCTCTTTGACAAGGTCAGATCCTTTGAAAACGGCGACGTAACCACGATTATCATCATCATCGTGGTCACGGTCTGGCTGATCGACAAACTGAGCGCCTATATCAGAGAAAAATTCATTTAA
- a CDS encoding phosphonate C-P lyase system protein PhnG translates to MQIKRENLNDLLQEIAREDVQHLADRISRRAVIHILQHSTQHTLLVPVFDPVSQSRFYSGEALVTSAVVQVNGCNGWAMVMDDQPELALAIAVLDGAWGAVLFREDIARLVQQGIRSRTLTRQRQQNEVAATEVNFDLL, encoded by the coding sequence ATGCAGATCAAACGCGAAAACTTAAATGACCTCCTGCAGGAGATCGCCCGGGAAGATGTGCAGCATCTGGCTGATCGAATCAGCCGGAGAGCGGTTATCCATATTCTCCAGCATTCCACCCAGCATACCCTGCTGGTTCCGGTATTCGACCCGGTGAGCCAGTCCCGGTTCTACAGTGGCGAGGCCCTGGTCACCTCGGCCGTGGTCCAGGTGAACGGCTGTAACGGCTGGGCCATGGTCATGGATGACCAGCCGGAACTTGCCCTGGCCATCGCGGTCCTGGACGGGGCCTGGGGCGCGGTACTTTTCAGGGAAGACATTGCCCGCCTGGTGCAGCAGGGAATCCGGAGCCGTACCCTCACCCGCCAGCGGCAGCAAAACGAGGTGGCGGCGACCGAGGTTAACTTTGATCTCCTGTAA
- a CDS encoding phosphonate C-P lyase system protein PhnH produces MINRQVQLEQTNRRNFRVCLETLARPGTTGTILPVFGSHLLALAHCLLYPEVTSCFYAPGNQRQLRAMTGSPGAPPDQADYIFCDRAETTILTAARAGTLMHPEQSATLFIQTDDPGVKTTRVLLSGPGIPGRMARSLPVAGSFLSLLREKNSSFPLGLDCFFLDRDGRMTGIARTTRVEIIP; encoded by the coding sequence ATGATCAACAGGCAAGTTCAGCTTGAGCAGACCAACCGCCGAAATTTCAGGGTCTGCCTGGAAACTCTTGCCCGGCCGGGAACCACGGGCACGATCCTCCCGGTTTTTGGCAGCCATCTGCTGGCCCTGGCCCACTGTCTGCTCTATCCGGAGGTCACCAGCTGTTTTTACGCTCCGGGCAATCAGCGGCAGCTCCGAGCCATGACCGGTTCCCCCGGTGCACCCCCCGACCAGGCCGATTACATCTTCTGCGACCGGGCCGAAACAACGATTCTGACCGCCGCCAGAGCCGGAACCCTGATGCATCCGGAACAGTCCGCTACCCTCTTTATCCAGACCGATGATCCAGGAGTTAAGACCACCAGGGTCCTGCTGAGCGGTCCCGGGATCCCGGGACGCATGGCAAGGAGTCTGCCGGTGGCAGGTTCGTTTTTGTCCCTGCTCCGGGAGAAAAACTCCTCTTTTCCGCTTGGACTCGACTGTTTCTTCCTGGACCGGGACGGGAGGATGACTGGTATTGCCCGCACAACCAGAGTGGAGATCATCCCATGA
- a CDS encoding carbon-phosphorus lyase complex subunit PhnI has translation MSYVAIKGGTEAITASKALYKKMLAGEFPDIDGVQGQLLFGLDRIMGEGALYSQQMGIRAIEYSGCDLLEAAFYLRAHRSTCRRAGIAETVRTEDIRLVRRISSAFKEIPGGQILGPSSDYLFKLLAEKRPVPGPSTIPVAAARGKVAGALDELRRQERILQLEVDQEEPFDITRATPLPPYPRSSLMQMMARGETGSMLAFAYTSLRGYGDVHPTIGELRLGMVALETTHPFTGNRVTVGEIRVTAVESVGSFKKDPRDGKLRLATGFGFCFGFNETKAIAMSILDLAMTWPSFSIGGEDGVATSPEMIMHHIDGIESMGFTNHFKMPHYVTFQADLHTFNKAKDNKHHD, from the coding sequence ATGAGTTATGTGGCCATCAAGGGCGGCACAGAGGCCATAACCGCCTCAAAAGCCCTCTATAAGAAGATGCTTGCCGGAGAGTTCCCGGACATCGACGGCGTGCAGGGCCAACTCCTCTTCGGCCTGGACCGGATCATGGGCGAAGGCGCCCTCTACTCGCAGCAGATGGGCATCCGGGCCATCGAGTATTCCGGCTGCGACCTGCTTGAAGCCGCCTTTTACCTCCGGGCCCACCGCTCCACCTGTCGTCGGGCCGGGATCGCCGAAACCGTCAGGACCGAAGATATCAGACTGGTTCGCAGAATTTCCTCGGCCTTTAAGGAGATCCCCGGCGGCCAGATCCTCGGTCCTTCCAGCGACTACCTGTTCAAGCTTTTGGCAGAAAAACGGCCTGTCCCCGGCCCGTCGACAATCCCCGTGGCCGCAGCCAGGGGCAAGGTGGCCGGGGCCCTGGACGAACTGCGGCGCCAGGAGAGAATCCTGCAACTCGAGGTGGATCAGGAAGAACCCTTTGACATCACCAGGGCAACACCCCTGCCGCCCTATCCCCGGTCGAGCCTCATGCAGATGATGGCCCGGGGCGAAACCGGCTCCATGCTCGCTTTTGCCTACACCTCCCTGCGCGGCTACGGCGACGTCCATCCGACCATCGGCGAGCTGCGTCTCGGCATGGTGGCCCTGGAAACCACTCATCCGTTCACCGGCAACCGGGTCACTGTGGGCGAGATCAGGGTCACGGCGGTGGAAAGCGTGGGCAGCTTCAAAAAAGACCCCCGGGACGGTAAACTGCGGCTGGCCACCGGCTTTGGCTTCTGTTTCGGGTTCAACGAGACCAAGGCCATTGCCATGTCCATCCTTGACCTGGCCATGACCTGGCCCAGCTTCTCCATCGGCGGGGAGGATGGGGTGGCGACAAGCCCGGAGATGATCATGCATCACATCGACGGTATCGAATCCATGGGCTTCACCAACCACTTCAAAATGCCCCATTACGTCACCTTCCAGGCCGACCTCCACACCTTCAACAAGGCGAAAGACAATAAACACCATGACTGA
- a CDS encoding alpha-D-ribose 1-methylphosphonate 5-phosphate C-P-lyase PhnJ, with amino-acid sequence MTSPSRPTSTPSTRRKTINTMTEPTFGFFDQDTKKEIRRALLKAVSLPGYTVPFASREMPIARGWGTGGLQITLSLIEEDDVLKVIDQGCDGSVNAVNIRDFIVATTGVRTTCHTSDATVIQSRHRIPEQPLTENQILVLQVPVPEVLTTVEPDTGRQKDMHAHRDYSRLWVLLYEDTAQFGDSRISSRYPVAVHDHYVMDPSPIPRYDIPRLHNNPALLLFGAGREKRIYAIPPFTTVTPLVFADRPFRIETFDGICCERCGTSGVFFDQVQREDGTHYYCSDTDNCDSMLKRKQNAA; translated from the coding sequence ATTACGTCACCTTCCAGGCCGACCTCCACACCTTCAACAAGGCGAAAGACAATAAACACCATGACTGAACCCACCTTTGGCTTTTTTGACCAGGATACCAAGAAAGAGATCCGCCGCGCCCTGCTCAAGGCGGTCTCACTGCCCGGCTATACCGTCCCCTTTGCTTCCCGCGAGATGCCCATCGCCCGCGGCTGGGGAACCGGCGGGTTGCAGATAACCCTGAGCCTCATCGAGGAAGACGATGTCCTCAAGGTCATCGACCAGGGTTGCGACGGCTCGGTCAACGCGGTCAATATCCGCGACTTCATCGTCGCCACCACCGGGGTCCGGACCACCTGCCATACCAGCGATGCGACCGTGATCCAGTCCCGGCACCGGATCCCGGAACAACCCCTCACCGAAAATCAGATCCTGGTTCTACAGGTACCTGTACCCGAGGTTCTTACCACAGTGGAACCGGACACCGGCCGACAGAAAGACATGCACGCCCACCGGGACTACTCCAGGCTCTGGGTCCTGCTCTACGAGGATACGGCCCAGTTCGGAGATTCAAGAATATCCAGCCGGTATCCGGTGGCGGTCCATGATCACTATGTCATGGACCCCTCCCCCATTCCCCGCTACGACATTCCCCGGCTCCACAATAATCCGGCCCTGCTGCTCTTTGGCGCCGGACGGGAAAAAAGGATCTATGCAATTCCGCCTTTTACCACTGTCACGCCACTCGTCTTCGCCGACCGACCGTTCCGGATCGAGACCTTTGACGGTATCTGCTGTGAGCGATGCGGAACCAGCGGGGTTTTCTTTGACCAGGTCCAGCGGGAAGACGGGACCCATTACTATTGCAGCGACACCGATAACTGCGACTCCATGCTGAAGAGGAAACAGAATGCTGCTTGA
- a CDS encoding ATP-binding cassette domain-containing protein, which produces MLLDIQSLCKIYGPSCGQCLDLTGDDHGRSICPRCQAVVAVNRVNLQIGEDEVLGIVGESGSGKSTLLQLVYRDIEATSGKVFFRDMTNGCGVPVNILELSLLETTRMRSELMSMIYQNPRLGLNFLFSAGGNIAEKIIGSGELRYETIRSQALHFIDKIELPISRIDEYPETFSGGQQQRIQIAKALSSSPRLLLLDEPTTGLDVSVQARILDMIKKLQQEMGFSMIVVSHDLGIIRHLTDITVVMRHGSIVEYGLTDQILEDPQHGYTQLLVSSIL; this is translated from the coding sequence ATGCTGCTTGATATCCAGTCGCTCTGCAAGATCTACGGACCCTCGTGTGGCCAGTGCCTGGACCTGACTGGCGACGACCATGGCCGCTCCATCTGTCCCCGCTGCCAGGCGGTGGTGGCGGTCAACCGGGTCAATCTGCAGATCGGCGAGGACGAGGTCCTGGGTATTGTCGGCGAGTCCGGCTCGGGTAAATCCACCCTGCTCCAGCTAGTGTACCGGGACATTGAAGCCACTTCAGGAAAGGTGTTTTTCAGGGATATGACCAACGGCTGCGGCGTGCCCGTAAACATTCTTGAGCTGAGCCTGCTGGAAACCACCCGGATGCGTAGCGAACTGATGTCCATGATTTACCAGAATCCGCGCCTGGGGCTGAACTTTCTCTTTTCCGCCGGCGGAAACATTGCTGAGAAGATCATCGGCTCGGGCGAACTGCGCTATGAAACCATCCGAAGCCAGGCCCTCCATTTCATCGACAAGATCGAGCTGCCCATCTCCCGTATCGACGAGTACCCGGAGACCTTTTCCGGCGGCCAGCAGCAGCGTATCCAGATCGCCAAGGCCCTGTCCAGCTCACCCAGGCTGCTCCTGCTCGATGAACCAACCACCGGCCTTGATGTATCGGTCCAGGCCAGGATCCTGGATATGATCAAGAAGCTGCAGCAAGAGATGGGTTTTTCCATGATCGTCGTTTCCCACGACCTGGGCATCATCAGGCATCTCACCGATATCACGGTGGTCATGCGACATGGATCCATTGTCGAATATGGCCTCACCGACCAGATCCTGGAAGATCCGCAGCATGGCTATACCCAGCTGCTGGTCTCCTCCATTCTCTGA
- the phnL gene encoding phosphonate C-P lyase system protein PhnL — protein sequence MNIQVENPPCLQVNDLTKEFTLHNRDGMQINGFSGVSFSVRTGELLALTGPSGVGKSSILKTVYRTYTPSRGTIWLHRGQGKMVNLAGCSESEMLGYRRRHIGFVTQFLKILPRIPALDVVAAPLIETGTRKDEARERAAEMLRALHIREELFSISPLTFSGGEQQRINIARGIIAPKKLLLLDEPTASLDEQSASSVLQLLQELKRQKICMVAIFHDRERMVQVADNEYHLEQET from the coding sequence ATGAATATCCAGGTTGAAAATCCACCCTGCCTGCAGGTCAACGACCTGACCAAGGAGTTCACCCTCCACAACCGGGACGGCATGCAGATCAACGGTTTTTCCGGGGTCTCCTTCTCGGTCCGGACCGGAGAGCTGCTGGCCCTGACCGGACCAAGCGGAGTCGGCAAATCCTCGATACTGAAGACCGTGTATCGGACCTACACCCCGAGTCGGGGGACCATCTGGTTGCACCGGGGCCAGGGCAAGATGGTGAACCTGGCCGGTTGCAGCGAGAGCGAGATGCTTGGCTATCGGCGCCGCCACATCGGCTTTGTCACCCAGTTTCTCAAGATCCTGCCCCGTATCCCGGCCCTGGATGTGGTGGCGGCCCCGCTCATCGAAACCGGAACCCGAAAGGATGAGGCCAGGGAACGGGCAGCCGAAATGCTCCGCGCCCTGCACATCAGGGAGGAGCTCTTTTCGATCTCCCCGCTGACCTTTTCCGGCGGCGAGCAGCAGCGCATCAACATAGCCCGGGGAATCATTGCCCCCAAAAAGCTTCTACTCCTGGACGAGCCCACGGCCTCCCTGGACGAGCAGTCCGCCTCCAGTGTCCTGCAGCTGCTCCAGGAGCTGAAACGACAGAAGATCTGCATGGTCGCCATCTTCCACGACAGGGAGCGCATGGTGCAGGTCGCGGACAACGAATATCACCTTGAGCAGGAGACCTGA
- a CDS encoding alpha-D-ribose 1-methylphosphonate 5-triphosphate diphosphatase, giving the protein MQTTILRSTRVLVEKTVTPTDIVLVGGRIREIAAHGSFMGETIDLGSLLVLPGLVDLHSDAVEKEIEPRPGATFPIRASLVELDKKLAMAGITTMFHAVAFNDESITSSRGTEMAAAIIRETGEANQNLLGVDNFIHARFEITSFSSAPVIRELIAKGHVHMLSIMDHTPGQGQFKSIETWKRFHLPTYDLSESRAEAIIRKKLADQELAYNRVRSLLEFGHRHGLVLLSHDDDRPRKIDLIREMGITVSEFPLDVDVAVYAREQGMTTGMGAPNVVRGKSQSGNISARELIREECCDFLCSDYHPSSLLQAAFVLHREMDLDLAAAMAMVSSFPADIAGLTDRGRIAPGLLADLTVVDDRDVPRVVATFKTGEMIYSSRTCGRRQSACPNPAGQTPEWNHHPYPGQAL; this is encoded by the coding sequence ATGCAGACAACCATACTTCGTTCGACCAGGGTCCTGGTGGAGAAGACTGTCACACCGACGGATATCGTCCTTGTCGGAGGGCGTATCCGCGAAATCGCGGCCCATGGCTCCTTCATGGGCGAGACCATTGACCTGGGCTCGCTGCTTGTCCTGCCCGGGCTCGTGGACCTGCACTCCGACGCGGTAGAAAAAGAGATCGAGCCCCGACCGGGCGCCACATTTCCGATCCGCGCAAGCCTGGTCGAACTGGATAAGAAACTGGCCATGGCCGGCATAACCACCATGTTCCACGCTGTTGCCTTCAATGATGAATCCATTACCAGCAGCCGGGGGACGGAAATGGCGGCCGCGATCATCCGGGAGACCGGAGAAGCCAACCAGAACCTTCTCGGGGTCGACAACTTCATCCACGCCCGCTTTGAAATCACCTCGTTTTCATCGGCACCCGTCATCAGGGAGTTGATCGCCAAAGGGCATGTCCACATGCTTTCGATCATGGACCACACCCCGGGCCAGGGGCAGTTCAAATCCATCGAGACCTGGAAACGGTTCCACCTGCCCACCTACGATCTCTCCGAGTCCCGGGCCGAAGCCATTATCAGAAAAAAGCTGGCCGACCAGGAACTGGCTTACAACCGGGTCCGAAGCCTGCTGGAATTTGGCCACCGGCATGGACTGGTCCTGCTTTCCCATGATGATGACCGGCCGCGTAAAATCGATCTGATCCGGGAGATGGGAATCACGGTTTCGGAATTTCCTCTTGATGTGGACGTGGCCGTCTACGCCCGGGAACAAGGCATGACCACCGGTATGGGGGCACCCAATGTAGTGCGGGGAAAAAGCCAGAGCGGCAATATTTCCGCCCGGGAGCTGATAAGAGAGGAGTGCTGCGACTTTCTCTGCTCCGACTACCATCCCAGCTCCCTGCTCCAGGCCGCCTTTGTCCTCCACCGGGAAATGGACCTGGACCTTGCGGCGGCCATGGCCATGGTTAGTTCCTTTCCGGCGGACATCGCCGGTCTGACCGATCGGGGCCGTATCGCCCCGGGCCTGCTGGCCGACCTGACCGTGGTGGACGACCGGGATGTCCCCAGGGTAGTCGCCACCTTCAAGACCGGTGAGATGATCTATAGTTCGCGCACCTGTGGCCGGCGACAGAGCGCCTGCCCGAACCCGGCCGGGCAGACGCCGGAATGGAACCATCACCCCTATCCTGGACAGGCATTATGA